The window TTCAGGATGAATGCAGCACATTAGGTTGTGGAACACAGCcaataattcataaatatatataatacaaagtTTTATCATGTAATAGTATAAAGCACACAGAAATGACCAAATTGCACAAGTGTACTTTGCATGTATTCTATTAAAGCCAATATAGCAATAAATGAGTTTGGATATTTCTGGTCCCATAACTCCCAACTGAAACCCATAAGCGAAAAAGTAAAACCCAAATCGACCAACCTTGCTAATGCACACATAATGTAAATTGCCACTCATTTTGATGGTCATCTCAATGTGAAATTGACAAATTTTCATGAATTGACCGTAACAAAAAATGTCCACAtaacagtttttaaataattatgcaCTATGTGCACTTCATTGTAGTACTGTGAGAAAGAAAAACTAGTATTATttaaatctttaataatatttcgtcatattattttatttagaaatatgtTATCCACGTTAACAACGCGtgatactgtactgtacagcATTGCATTAGTCGTACAGCAGGAATAGTCCAGAAAACtacatttcccagaatgcaacaACCCACTGACACGTTACACAGTAAGGAAATGGCCTTTTgctcatttttattctttttctaGGACACGTTTACTATCTTTTTAAAGTCCGTTTCGATCGCGCGTCGATAATCCAAGCGTCGCGTGTATCTCGGTATAACCGTATAGATTAACGGTGTGGCCGCCGGTGGGTCAGGGTGACTGGTCATCATCGTTAACTAATGAATGAACTCGACACTTCAGCCACCACAAACTATTAAACACTGTTAGTTGATGTAAATGAACGTATTTGCGAGAATATCGAGGCGGAATCGTTTCGTATCGTTTATACATTTTCCCGTATAGGTCGCTGTCGGTCTCTCGCGGTATAAAGCTCGAATACACGCGCTATAGGggttaaataaaatcaaattattatataaaccGTCATGGATTATATAAATGCAGCCAGATCAGTCGAAGATCGTCtgttgagctacagaaaagacGAATCCGGATGGAAAATATGTAAGAAAAATGTAagtaataaactgtttttaaagatCTACAGCATTTCCATCCTTACACAATACACAGTTATGTGATTATGTTTCTTTTTAGAATGATGTTGTGGTGTCTTGGAGACCTTCTTGTGAATTTTCAGGATATGTGTaagtatatgtttataaatgtgtcATTGCTTATATAAGTATTGCAACCCAACATTAcctatatttatataaatgtgtgttttgtttaaagaccatttttttaatactttaatgttatttactaatgaaacaaaaaaatgaatgagaatcAGTACACATTTATGATAtacatcattgtttattatgTGTGATTAAAATAAGTAGCATTGTGCTCAGTCACGTATACATGCATACGTCCATACATAATACTTGGATTTTATAGTGCAGTTGTACATTATTATATCGTTTTGTGtacataaaaattatttacaacataaattacgatataaaactgtattttagGTTCGATTTGGATTACATTTTTGCAAGTATTGACACACTGTGGACATTGTACACAAGATGAGACATTAACCTTTGTCCTTCATGTTTCTTTGGGTCTTACAGGTATAAGGGGGAGGGGCTTGTCAATGCCAGTCCAGAGAAAGTGTGGGACTGTTTGAAACCTGAAATCAATGGATTTCGAGTCAAATGGGACGCTAATCTGAAAAAGTTTGAGCTGGTTGAGCAGGTGTCTACGGTAagataaacacacacttcataTGAATGTATTCTCTTCCCccttctgttttatttcactattCTGACTTTACATGATTTTACATGCTCTTGCACGTGCACTTACCTTGAACATGCAGAATATTTGGTAAAAAATCTGGTTTCCCGTCTCTATAGCAGTATTTTTagtgatattttaaaaattgtgGTGATTTACTATATAAAGCATTATTTTGGGCATGACAAAATGGTTGATGTTGCTCTTTTTCTCCTTTGGTCATTTTCTAGGACGTTATGATCTGCCGAACAGTCACTCCGTCGGCTGCCATGGGTATTATATCACCTCGAGATTTTGTCGATGTTGTTTCCGTCAAGCACCATGAGGATGGCACCGTGTCATCAAACGGTACGGAGGGTTGTGTCTATACTTCTtcgaacacaaaaaaaacagatcTTTGTATGACTGAAGAAATTCaaggaataaaacaaaaaaatgacaatttactCGTACACCTGCTTTAATACTTTGCATACAACAGATCAATATCCTACAAACTGATAAGACCATTCGGCATTTGTTGGACTCTTGTTTTGTATTAcgttaaaaaaagaattcaagtatctttatatttataatacttatatgtttattatataagtGTCCGAGCTGTTCGTACCTATATTTCCAGCCATGCAATTGTTTAGATCTAATTCACACGACGTGCATGTCCATAAAGACTTTAAAGACAAGAACATTCGATttgttataaaagaaaaataatatgtgCTCATCGGGTCATTTCCTTTGGTTCATTAATAGAATTTGTATCTGAATATGTACTCATCCGATTGGATTAGCATGGATGATGTCATTACAGAGAAAAAGGAAATCTGGGCCCGCCCACAGGAAAGAAAAATCGAATCATTTCTGGACATcgatggagagcaaatggaaattTTTGCTCTATATCTAAACAATGTcccaaactgagctcagatgtGTTGTGTCTGCTTTCAAAAGTCAAAATgatctcaatttttttttgttttattgtttgataGCTACCAACGTAAACCATCCCAACTGTCCTCCGCAGTCAGGCTACGTCAGGGGCTTCAATCACCCATGTGGCTGTTTTTGTGTTCCAGTTCCTGGGTACGTTTAACTGTGGttgctgtatttaaaaaatcatacagcaGATGGCAgcaaatacatatatttactctctctctctttctgtttttaagGGAACCTGGGAAAACGCAGCTGTTCAGTTTCTTTCAGACTGATCTCGGGGGTTTGCTCCCTCGCTCGGTTGTCGATTCATTTTTCCCCACCAGTATGGTGGACTTTTACAACAACCTGAGCAAAGCTACAAAAACGCTCAAATAACACCAGTGGCACTTTGGAGTGAGTGTTCTCCGTtaatcacaaatacaaacattttaatgcacttaATCATGCTTTAGTAAGAGGAGAAATGACCTTTAGATATATTCTTGATTCTTCCAGTAGTCTACATGCGACCAAACATACTTTGACAGTGTAACATGCTGTTTGACGTGAATAATGAAACCTAGAGATtcatatgaaaacaaaaaaatattctagGGTTTGCCACCCTTAAAGTTTagtttctgtcatcattcagaCCTGTGTAGTGATAACAGCTATTGCACCAGAAGTGTGCCTGTGATGCTGACTATATAGGCAGCACACTATTTTTTTAGCAAAGAGCCGGTATTTCTAAGGCCGTTTCTAGAGTTTCAGTTACATTCCTGTAAGTCATTGTCTTTTAATATCAAAACTACTTGTTAGATGctcagtttacatttacattacattacgtcattaagcagatgcttctatccaaagcgacttacagatgatgGAAACAAttgaagcaattggaacaacataaggacaacaaaagacTGTCAAGACTGACTGTATAGGCTGAAACAATGCTTCGGAAATGAATTAAGAATGAACAAACTCCTGAATTTGAGATGAATTGTAATTATAATTTGTTATAAAGAATGCTGAATCATAATTTAAAGTAGAAATcaaattcatttgaaataaaaaccaCTGCTtataaactacatttaaagCAGCAACGTTTAATtgaataacattttaacattaaaatgttgactaattaaacaaaaaatctgaattttcaTCACAATATGTgatgttataaaacatttcaatctttttcaaatgaaacattttaagttttcatATTTGAATGAAGTAAAAGCCCTTTAAAACATTCCAGATAGCATTAAAACTGGAATACAGCGAATTTGCATACATCTATAGGCCCCTATTAGTTCATCCAGTTTTGTACCTATATTGTGGCTGGTATACACTATAAGACTTTTACAATCGGAGCATATTTTTTTTGAACTAGACCTCATACACTTAGTCTTGTATTCAGCTACGTTGCACAAGGACAAAAGGGCCTGTTTATACCTCAGTAAATGAACCGTCTCATGTCTTCACAGTGCTGACTGTGATCTCTAATAACTGTTTGCCTGTTTTTTGTCCATCCGGTCACATGCGTGTCAAACATCCGGTACCatgtttacagtattttaatgcCTGTTTGATTTTCGTGAAAATGTGAATGCATGTCTATGGCCTTGAGATATGTTCTGTTATATTTTTCACATCAAAGAGTCTTCTGCTCTATAATGCAAGCATTTGGGATTATTTTAGAGATCTAATgtacgtgtatgtgtgtttcgTGTGCTTGCTTTTGTTTTGGTGGTATTGTTCTGGTTATAGCCAAGGCATTCGGTTTATGCCAAAACctcttattaataataataataatacattataaaataagaatagaAATTCAAGAGAAATATATTCAATAAGAAGGTATAGTCTTGATTTTTGTAATCTGGAAATGATTGGATGATAAAAGGTGACTCAGGTGTTTGTGGGAAAGGGGTTTAAATGTTTTCGTAATTTAAAACTTTGTTCAGTGCAATTTGTTTTTCGTCCATGTGACATCGATTGCAACTATGGGACAGCCAAGACATTGCACAATTGTTAAACCTGTTCAATGATTCTCCTTATAGAAGCTGATTTTTGCTGTATTGATATTAAAACTATTGATGATCATCTGCTTGTAATTGGATTtcctttcacacacacacacgcatcgtaatgatattatataatatgcaaaaatgaacaatgtGCAAAATAACTGCACACAATGTTTTGCcagaaaagtttatttaaacattacaaatcCTTAAAATGTAACTACAATGTTTTTGTTCCCACACAACTTCAAtatattaagatttattttataggGAAGCTGATAAAAGTCCCTTTCACTCATAAAGGCCTTTCTGGAAAtgttgaaatgtaattttccatTTACGGGATATGAGTGCCCTCCAGAGTCCAAATCCACTGGTTGAAAATCCTTTTGATATTTGCACAGAGACTGAGCAAAATGAACAATAGCAATGTTTGGCAAAGTAGTTGTTTACTGAACTGTATGAGGTGAATATTGGTGCaagatattatttaattaaaaactgatgaagaggaataaaataaattctttaaGGATACATTAAAATGCTGCATTTCTATGAGGAgctttaaaaaaggcaaaacttgaaaaccattttgaaatatttgaattaatactgtataatgtatttGTCTCTTGAGAAGGTTTTGTAGCAAACACAAGCCGGGCAATATGTGTTCTTCACAATCCGCTTTGGTAAAATGCCATACAAATAgaactgaaatatttatttacagggTTGTGCAAATCTTAGCTTCTAAACAGGCCGACTTGACAAGAATCATGATTTTCATTCCCTGATCATGTGACACAGTACACTGATGTGCCATAAAACAACGAAAGGAAATGTTCCTGATCACATAGTAGAATATCATACACTGACAGGAGTCAAACAAAAACAGATCGTACACCtgcttacattttttgcataaaacagatcaattttggaaaaaaatcctACATGCAAATAAGACCGTTCAGCAGTTGTTGGACACTTCTTTAGTATTACgctaaaaaaagaattaaaccatctttatatatgtttattttagaaGTGTCTAAGCTGTTCTTCAAAAAATCACctatttatgttaacattttaaccTAGATgatgaaacttttattttgaagtgaactgtttctttaagtaaAAATTTGAATATACATTCTGTATTgggaggctcagagatgacgtatttttgtctGCAAAGCATCGAAGTGAGTTAGtattttaggacttccggttccatcaatttcttttattttcatggATTTTAAGTAAATCACCGGAATTAAGGTCGGTTTACTTCTACCGACTATATTTTGTCTTCAAAAGTAACTTATGTTGTATTAATAATCACGGATCTTATTTTTTGCGaccttccaaaagtctatgggaaaaatgcaaaGGCTTTCCGTCGAGGGAATCTGCGCGGCGCTTACTTCCGGGTTAACctacaaaaatctgtcatctctgaggtactggatTAACATTTTTGCCAGTGATCTTCCATAAGGCTTTAAATGGTGCATTGACGGATTCCACATTAAACAGCTCGTTTAGCTCTCCTcacatctttttttcttaatgatGAGTTGAAACGGTCCTTCGTTGAGACCCTTAATGAAGGTCCAGGCTTCGAATCGTGTTAGGCCCTGCAGAGACGAATCCTGAATCTGCAGAACCTCATCACCAGACATCAGACCCTTTTGCTCAGCATCGCTCCCTGgcagaaaaagaaacacattaCAACTACAAAACAATACTCCATCACAAATATGAAACCGAGATATAAGGTATAAATGTTAAGGTTATAATTCGATTCAGTGTATTATTATCAAAGTTCACTAGGCTGTCAAGGACTATCTCTTTTAAACAGTTTGACTGATTTAAGGGCcttgttcatccaaaaatgaaaatcaagtcatcattttctcactctgttgtcatttcaaacgagatattttgaaaaaaatgttcaaaaccAAACAGCGCTGGCACCCATTCGATTCTACTACATAgacgcaaaaccaatgcaagtcaattaacaacgttcttcaaaatatcttctttagtgttctccGGACGGAAGGAGGTCACACAGGTTTgtaataacaagagggtgaataaatggttGTACTTTTTGAGGAAAAGTCCTTGACTGTCTAGTGCACTTTGTCATGaaaattttatttagaaatcCTTTCAACCTTTACACCTTTCAGTTCACAATAACATCAAAtggtaaacaataaaaaagctcAATAATGACCGTTTTCATGTAATGGGTaatttatttctctgttttatgtgttattttcatatttacgTCATTTAAAATTCTCCTGTTTTCAATAATTTTACACTATTTCTATGCTGTATTGAACAATGTCTGTCACAGTAGCGATAATAATCAACGCTAATGATATCATCGCAATATATGATGAATGTTCGAAATAAATATGCTAGAGCTTTTTCACGGTTATCATGGTTATTAACAATACTCGTTGCAAAAAAACCTAGTTCTGTGTATTTTCCGTAAAGCTGCTTCCCAACAATTCCCAGAAAAAGTGCTGcagaaataaatttgaattgaaattcAGACTTTGTTTGCGAGAAGAATTTCCGCCGGCCAAATGATGGAAGAAGTGCACAACAGAGTAGCACTACATCAATTTAATATGACATCTGTCCTTATATCTGTACGAGAGGACAGTCAAACGTCTACATGATTGATATATTCCTGTAATCTCCTGACCTGTAAATACTCTGTTGACAGTCAGTGGTCTGTCTCCCGAAATGGAGCCTCTCCCACCCTCAAGACTAAATCCAATACCACCTGCGTTCTTCTCCAGCTCCAGAGTGACAGTTTCACCTCCATCATCTCCTGGGAGAAACATAATTACTCATCTGAATTAACAagcatatttgttatatttagtCCATGAAGTGCCTATAAGCCTTATTAAGAGGGGATTAACTTTCTCAATACTCAGCCCACCTGTGAAGTTGCTTTCTTCCCCACTGCTTAAGCTAAACTCATTAGCGGTAGCGCCCCCTTTCCCTTCCGCGTCTTTATTTTTGCACACGACCACCACCGCCTGCTTCATGCTGCGAGCTTGCTTGAGTATGGCCGTGGCATCGCCGTGCATGATGTTTTTGAGCGTTTGCCCGTTGATGGACAAAACCTCATCGCCTCGCTCTATGGTGCCCTCCTGAGCGGCCAGACCACTGGAGAAAACCCTGTGGACCTGAGGATAGATGGATTTAAAGAAATGCAGTGTATAAAATATGTTCAATtatgcaaatgtgtgtgtagttttgttttcatgatTGGAGTGAAGTCAAGAGGCTCACGTCTTTCCAAAAATCATGcatctcatcatttactaatcGTATAATCTTTAAGTAGCATCTCTCTCCGTTTGACAGGTGAAGCATATTAAAGAAGAAGTGGAGGCATCGCTCACCGTAGTTGCCTTGTTCTCTAGATCGATACCTCCAGCGATGCTGAAACCCAAGCCAGCTCCTTCTTCTTTATGCAGAATCACAACATGGATGTCTTCCAGTTGCTAATGGAAGTTAAGAAAACCAATTCAGTCTCGTTTCTCGAGTAGTTTGCGGTCGGTGGGTTTGAACACACTTTGTAGTGTGGCTATTCCAAATATAtaacgtaaacagaatatccaTTCTCTAATCCATTTAGAAAAGCATTCATTGTACAACATGTCAGAGAGCGATCAGCGTTTAGGAAAGCAGGTTTATTGCTTTATCAAGAACAGCTGCCTCTTTAATGGTTTCCAGGTGTGCTTTTGTCCGTGCATGCTGCTGACCAGGGTCGGTTCTTGGTCCCATGAGGCCGCTGTCAGCTGAGAATGATTGGGTTCAAATAATTTAGTAGGCTATTAGGACGCAATCAAAAGTGGGCTTTTGCAGTAATATTTGAATAATTCAAACAGTACTCTAATACCAAATCATTTACCGTAGTCAATGAGAGAGGAATTGTGCTATATTGACTTAAGGACAAGCTGTATTCAGAAAGACTCCAGTGTTGAGCCTCAGATGTGTTTCTAGGGGCCCCTGACACTTTGAAGTTCAAGGGCATTAAGACCAAGGGGGAAAGGTCTATCCAA of the Triplophysa dalaica isolate WHDGS20190420 chromosome 1, ASM1584641v1, whole genome shotgun sequence genome contains:
- the stard5 gene encoding stAR-related lipid transfer protein 5, with the protein product MDYINAARSVEDRLLSYRKDESGWKICKKNNDVVVSWRPSCEFSGYVYKGEGLVNASPEKVWDCLKPEINGFRVKWDANLKKFELVEQVSTDVMICRTVTPSAAMGIISPRDFVDVVSVKHHEDGTVSSNATNVNHPNCPPQSGYVRGFNHPCGCFCVPVPGEPGKTQLFSFFQTDLGGLLPRSVVDSFFPTSMVDFYNNLSKATKTLK